CCTCAACAAGTTTTACAATTACTTAGATAATATTTAGGATAATATTTTAAGGGCGAATGGATTCGCCCTTTTTTTATTTTTATAATTATTTCTAAATATTCCACTAAAGAAAAAAGAAAAACAGTCGAAATATATAGTGATTATAAAATATTACATTTCACACGGAGGTGAAATTATGAGGATATATCATAATATGGAGGCTATGAATGCCTGGAGAACACTTACAAATGTAAAGTCTGATATGGGAAAGTCTTTGGAAAAATTGTCCTCTGGTTTAAGAATTAACAGAGCAGCTGACGATGCAGCAGGTTTGGCTATTTCTGAAAAAATGAGAAACCAAATTAAAGGTTTAGACACTGCTGTTAGAAATTCCCAAGATGCTATTTCCATGATTCAAACTGCTGAAGGTGGATTAGACGAAATCCACTCAATCTTAAAACGTATGAGAGAATTAGCTGTACAAGCTACATCTGATACAAATACAGATGCTGATAGAGTTCAATTACAAAACGAATTTACTGAATTAAGAGATGAAATTAATAGAATAGCCAAAACAACTCAATTTAACACTAAAAACTTATTAGATGGTTCTTTAAAAGAAACTAGAAGTGCTGATGTTAAATTAGTATCTCCAGGTTCCGCTCATTTTGAGGTTGATACAACATTTGGAACTAACGGTGTTGGTCATACTATTACACAAGATGCTAATGTTATTATTGAAGTAGGACAATTGAATGGTTCTGCTACATCTGGAATTGATGTTAAGTTAACAATTGTAACAGCCGGCGGAAGCAACAGCGTTACAACTCTTGCATCAAATGGTTCTGCAGTTATAGGTGTTGGTGGTGGATCTATTAAAATCAAATGGGATACTAATCAAATTGCCGATATAAACGATTTTGGCGGAACATTAGCATCAGGTACAAAAGTTGATGGTGGTGCTGTTGTTGTATATGGTAAAGTAAGCTCTGGAGATTCTGGAGTTAATCCATTGAATTTCCATATTGGTGCTAATGAAGGTCAAGTTATTTCTATGGGCTTTGAAAGTATGAAAGCTGATGATTTAGGTATTACTACTGGAATAAGTGTAGATACCTCATCTGATGCTGAATTTGCCATTAGTGCTATAGATGCTGCTGTATATAGAGTATCTGCATTTAGAGCAAAACTTGGTGCTGCTCAAAATAGGCTTGAACATACTATTAAGAACTTAGGTGTAGCCTCTGAAAACTTAACAGCTGCTGAATCACGTATTAGAGATGCTGATATGGCAAAAGTTATGGCTGACTTTACAAAACAACAAATTCTAATGCAATCTGGTACAGCTATGTTGTCTCAATCTAACCAACTACCTCAACAAGTTTTACAATTACTTAGATAATATTTAGGATAATATTTTAAGGGCGAATGGATTCGCCCTTTTTTTATTTTTATAATACATTTATATAAAACAAAAAGGGTGTTTCAATCACCCTTTTTGTTTTTATTATTATATTTTTGTTTTTTTCAACCAACCTATAACAATAGGACTTGCTATATACAATGATGAATATGTACCTACTACAACACCCACTGCTAAACCAAATGCAAATGGAGCAATTGCTTTACCACCCCAAATTAATATAGGGAGAACTACTAAAAATGTTGTTATAGATGTATTTAATGATCTAACAATAACTTCATTAATACTAATATTTACAATTTCTTCAATGCTTTTTTTACCTCTAAATTTCTTCATATTTTCCCTTATCTTATCATATACAACAATAGTATCATTTAATGAATAACCCGCTAAAGTTAAAAATGCTGCTATTGCTGCCACATTAATCTCAATACTAAACATTGAATAAAATCCCATAGTAATCAAAATATCATGAGCTAAAGCTAAAATAGCACCAACTCCAAATGAAAACTTAAATCTTAATGTAATATATGCAAGTAATAAAATTAAAGAAATAATAACAGCGTACCAAGCAAATGATTTTATTTCTTCAGCAGCATATCCTGATACATCATTAAATTCCAAAAATTCAATTTTAACACCTTTTTCTGAAAATTTTTCTTTCATATTATTAATTAATTCTTCTTTTAAAGATGTTGATCCTGATAATGATTCTTTCAAAACAACTAAATATTGATATAACTCTGTATTTTCAACATTTAGATTTTTTAATTTTGCAATTTTAGCTGTAGCGTAATCTGATTTAATAGAACTTAATATATCTCTTACTTCATCTACTCCTACTTCTTTATCTGATGATATAACAAATTCAGTTCCTCCTGCAAAATCCACTCCTAAATTAAATCCTTTAGTAAAAACAAAAATTAAACTTGTAATTATTAATAATAATGATAATAGTATAAACATTTTTCTTTTTCCAACAAAATCAAACATTATTTTCCCTCCTCTACAGCCGCTTTTTGATATTTTTTCACATTTATTAGATGACTTGTGGATTCAAGGATTGATCTTGAAACTACTAAATTAGTAAACATACTTCCTAAAGTACCTATAATTAGAGTAATTGCAAACCCTCTAACTGTACCTGTAGCGAAGTAGTACAATACAACTCCAGCTAATACTGTTGTTAAATTAGCATCAAATAATGTCCAAAATGCCTTATCAAAACCAAATCTAACGGCTGTTAAAGGAGGCCTTCCATGCCTTAATTCTTCCTTAATTCTTTCATATATAATAACGTTTCCGTCTACAGTTGTACCAAATGTTAAAATAATACCTGCAAGACCTGGTAGGGTTAATATTGCATTAGTACCTGCTAATATTCCTAATAATAACATTGAATTAAATAATAATGCAATATCAGCAACTAATCCCATCCAACCATAGAATATAATCATATAGATCATAACAACAAATAATCCTAATAATCCAGCTTTAATGATTGTTTCAACAACATCTCTACCTAATGTAGGACCTGTAGTTCTTTCTTGGAATTTAATTAAGTCAACTGGTAAATTACCAGCTTTTATTAGTGCTGAAACATTTCTTGCTTCATCAATAGTTTGAATACCTGTTATTTCTGCACTACCACCTGTAATTTTTTGATTCACAGTAGGAGCAATTATAACCCTATTATCTAAAATAATAGCTAATCTCTTTCCGATTAAATTACCAGTAATTAATTCAAATTTTTTACTGCCTTGAGAACTAAATTTCAAATTAACTTTAAAACCACTATTTCTAGTATTTATATCTGAATTTGCATCTATTACTTCCGTCCCAGTAAATTCAAATGGCTCTTCGCCAAATGTAAAGTATTTCTTTACCTTATACCATGTTGTTTCATCATATATATCTCTTACATAATCATATAATTCTTCTTCTTTCCCATTAATTACTACATATTTATTTCTTGAAACATTTGGTTTTGTATCAGATGTTTGAACTTCAACTACTTCTGCAAAATATAACTTTCCTCTACTACCAATTAATTTTTCTGCTGTTTCAATATCTGTAATTCCTGGAATTTCAACACGAACTCTAATTTTGTTTCCACTAACAACTTTTGTAACCACAGCTTCTGTATATCCTGCAGCATCTAATCTTTTTCTTAAAACAAGAATAACATTGTCTATAATTTCATTTGGATCTGTACCTTCATCTAATTTCATATCATACTCTAACATACTTCCGCCTTGAATATCTAAACCTAACTTAATATTTGATAAATATTTTAATACGCCCGTATTTTCTACATTTTCATTTGATGGCCAAAAAAACATAAATAATGCTGTTAGTATAACTAATACTGATATAATTACTCTAACTCTATGCGCTTTCACAAAACCAACCTCCTTGATATATTACTTTTCTTCTTTACTTTCTTTATTTGATTTAGATAAAATTGCAACTATTGAACTTTTTGTAATATCCAATTCTGTTTTATCAGCAGTTCTTATTCTAACATAATCATTATTTATATTAACTACTTTACCAACTATACCAGCTTGGGTTAAAATTTTATCATCTTTTTTTAATTGAGATAACATATCTCTATGTTTTTTCTCTTGCCTTCTTTGAGGAAGAATAATTAAAAAATACATCATACCAAAAATTAATATAAACGGAAATAGTAACCCCCAGAAACCTCCAGATGATGCTGTTGCAGTATTAGCAGATGTTTGCGGCGCTGCTGCTTCAGGTGGACCAAAAAAAAGAATATTTGTTATGCTATAAAAATTCATAATAACTTCACCTCCAAATAATTTTTTCTTAGAATATTATAACACAGATTTGTGATTTATGGAAATTTTTATGATATAATAATAGAGGAAATTTTTTTCTTATATAGAAAAATTAATAAATAAAAATATAAGGGGGTATATTAATGGAATTATTAAAAGAATTAGAAAGCATTATTAACAATCTTACAAATAAGTACAACAAAATAAAAGAAGAAAAAGACAAGCTTAAAAAAGAAAACGAAGAGCTATATGTTGAATATGAAAACATTACTAGAGAACGAGATTCATTAAAAACACAAATAGAAGAATTTAAAAAGAACGAGGAAGAAATGAAAAAATACATTCAAGATATTAATTTAAAATTAAAAGAAATACTTGGTGAAGAGATAATTGAAACACCTTCTGAAAAAAATGAAAATACAATTAATGAAAATATATCATATGAGGAACCTAAATGGTAATAAAGTTTAGGCGGTGAATTTATGGGAGACAGAATTGATAAACGTATTTACTTTGATTTAATGGGGAAAAAATATGATTTCATAACAGATGAACCTGAAGAGGTTGTCAATGAAATACTTGAAAATATAAAAGAAAATGTTGAAGATATATATTCAAAAATGAACAATCCAGATATTGTTCATATTCTTCTATATTTATTATTAAATGAAAATTTAGAAAAAATAGAAATGAAAAACGGATTGAAAAATTTAATAGAAAAGGCTAATACTGTCTCCCATAATAAAGGTTAATTGGTGGTGTGTTTATATGAAAATAGGTTTTTTTGATTCTGGAATAGGCGGTTTAACCGTTTTAAAAAAGGTGGTCAATACCTTTAAAGGCCACCACTATTTTTATTTTGGCGATACTTTAAATGTACCATATGGTTCTAAACCTATAGAAAAAATTATATATATATTAAAAGATTTATTCCATTTTTATGAAGAAAATGGAATAGATATTGTCGTTGCTGCCTGTAATACTTCTGATTCTCTAATATTAAGAAATTATATTGATATTAATAAATATAGTTTTAAATATATTAGTATTTTAAAAAATGCTGTTTTACAAATAAACAAAAAAGAAAAAGTATTACTACTTGCTACAGAAAACACTGTTAGAACAGGTACATATAGAGAATTATTGATTTCTAAAGATGTTTCTGTACATGAAATTGCTTGTCCTCTTTTTGTTCCTTTAATAGAAGAAGGAATTTGGCATGGCCCTATTGCCGAATCAATAGTAAATTTTTATTTAAAAAATCAAAAATCATATGATAAAATTATTTTAGGTTGTACTCATTATCCAATTTTAGAAAAACATATTAATAAGGTTGTCAATGGAAACATTATCGACCCAGCAGATGGGATAGTTGAAACACTTAAAAATCAAATCCCTGTAATATATGAAAATCCAAAGATTGATTTTTATGTTTCTGGAAATATAAATAAATTTATACATAATACAGAAAGAATATTGGGGAAAAATAATTTTAACGTTTCATATAATCACCTTGTTTTAGGGGAGAATGGGGTGAATTTATGGTAGAAAAAAGAAAATTATTATTAATTACTGGTTTATCAGGTGCTGGAAAAACTACAATATTAAAAATACTGGAAGATATTAATTATTATACAATTGATAATATACCTCCACATTTAATAGATGAATTTACTGCTATGCTTCTTAATAGCACTGAAATAAATAATATTGCTTTTGTTAGTGATATTAGATGGAAAGATTCTGAAAAACTGAAAATGGAAATACTAAAAATACGAGAAAAATTTAAATTTTCAAATATTGATTTTACAGTAATATTTTTAGATTCTTCCCAAGAAACTATAAAAACTAGGTTTATGAAATCAAGAAGAGGGCATCCTCTACAAAGCAATTATACTTCTTTAGATGAGGCTATTGAAAATGAAGTAGAATTAATGACCCCAATAAAAGAGATATCAGATTATATTATTGATACAACAAATTTAGAGCCATCTAACTTTAGAGAAAAAATTCTTGAAATTTTAAATGAAAAAAAAGCAAATAACACTAAAATAAGAATAATAAGTTTTGGTTTTAAATATACTCCACCAAATGATTTAGATTATATGTTTGATGTTAGATTTTTACCAAATCCATATTATATAAAAGAATTATATATAAAAACAGGAAAAGATGATGAAATCAAAGAATATTTAGAACACTTTAATGAAACACAAGAAACAGTTGAATCAATATATAATTTAATAACCAAAGTTCAAAAATGGTATTCTTCAACTGGAAGAGTATCTATAAATGTCGGTATAGGATGTACAGGAGGGCGACATCGTTCTGTATATATTGCCGAACAATTATATTATTTATTAAATCAAAATAATTACAATGTCTCTATTTATCATAGAGATATTGAAAGGTGATATTATGTCTTTCTTTTCAGAAAAGGTAAAATTAGAGTTAGTTAACACAAAAATTGATTATCCTGAAATAGAACTTTTTGGTTTTATTAAAGGTAAAGGGAGTTTTGTAATAAATGGCGATCAATATTTTTTGAAATTATCTGTATCTTCAATGAATACATTAAAAAGAGTATACAAAATTTCAAAAGAAATATTTGAAGAATGGATTACAACATATATAAAGGTTGAAAAAAGACTAAAGTTAGGTAGAATGGGTGAGTTATATTTTAATTTAATGCATGCAAAAATTGTTTTTGACGATAAAAAAATTGATATATTTTCCGATAAAATTCCATCTTATATTTCATCAGATCCTTACCTCTTTGGAATTTTCTTTAGAGGATTATTTTTAAGTTGTGGTTCTGTTTCTATAACGAAAAATTATCATTTTGAAATATTTTCTGATTTCACTGAAGATTTTGCTCAAATGATAATAAAAATTTTACATAATCTTATAGGAATCAAAGCTAATTATATAAATAAAAATAATAAAATAAAAATATATATAAAATCTTCTAATGATATATTGAATGTATTAGAATTAATTGGTGCACATAACTCAGCAGAGGAAATTTCTAATATAATAAAAGTTCGCGAATTAAAAAGTAACGTATCGCGAACGTTTAATTTTATCTCTGCCAATGCTTCAAAAACAGCTGAAAGTGCTTCAAAACAAATTAAAGATATTGAATTAATAATAAAAAATAATTTGTTCGAAGATTTACCCAATGATTTAAAAGAAATCGCTATGTACAGATTAGAAAATGAAAGTGATAGCTTAAGTGAAATGGCTGAGAACTTAAATATTTCAAAATCTACATTGTATTATAAATTAAAAAAGATAGAAAAATTAGCAAAAGAAATTAGAGGTGAAAAAAAATGAAATGCCCATATTGCGGACACGATGAAACTCGGGTATTAGATTCACGGACTATTGCAGAAGGAACTGTAACTAGAAGAAGAAGAGAATGTTTAAAATGTAATAGCAGATTCACTACTTACGAAAGATATGAAACACATAAAATATTTGTAATTAAAAAGAACGGTCAAAGAGAATTGTTTGATAGAAAAAAAATATTAAACGGTTTAATAAAAGCATGTTATAAAAGAGCTATTAGTTATGAAGAAATTGAAAGTATTGCTGCGCAAGTTGAAGAAAACATAAGAAAATTAGGTGTATCTGAAATTGAAAGTGTTAAAATTGGTGATATGGTAATGTATGAACTTAAAAAAATAGATCATGTTGCATATGTTAGGTTTGCTTCAGTATATAAAGAATTTGGCGATTTAGATCATTTTGTAAAAATAATTAATGATTTGAAAAAGAAAGAAGATAAATAAGGAGGTTTAAATATGGTTCCAGGAGAGAAGATTCAATTAACAAAAGAAGGTTATGAAAATTTATTAAAAGAAAAAGAAATTCTAAAGAAAAGATTAATGACTGAAATCGCTGAAAGAATTAAAGAAGCTAGGGAACTTGGTGATTTATCTGAAAACAGTGAATACGAAGAAGCTAAAAACGAACAAGGTAAAATCGATTCTAGAATTAAAGAAATAGACTATATTTTAGATAATGCAGAAGTTATTGATGAATCTGAAAGTAATAATGATGAAGTAAACTTAGGAAATACTGTAATAGTTAAGGATTTAAGAAAAAATATCGAAGAAACATATAAAATTGTTAATTCACAAGAAGCAGATATTTTTTCTAACCCTAAAAAAATTAGTTCAGAGTCTCCTTTAGGAAAATCGTTATTAAAAAAGAGAATTGGAGATAGAATTAAATTTAAAACCCCTGCTAATGTTGAACGAGAATTAGAAATATTGGCTATTTTAAAATATGGAGGTGCTTGAGTTGAGCGATTTAAGAGAGCAAAAATTAAAATTGATTGAAGAAATCAGAAACGAAGGAAGAAACCCATATCCCTATAGATTCGAAAAAGATATGAAGGTTGAAGAAATCAAAGAAAAATATGGAAACATTTCAGACGGCGAACTATTAGAAAATGATATTTTTAAATTTGCTGGAAGAGTTATGTCTATTAGAAAACACGGAAAATCCGCTTTTATAGTTTTAAAAGATGATACTGGAAGAATACAAGCATATATAAAAAAAGATAAAGTTCCTGATGGAAAATTTGATGAATTTAAAAAATATATGGATATTGGTGATTGGGTTGGATTAGAAGGATTTCCATTTAAAACACATACAGGAGAGTTAACTATATTAATTCTCAACTTCGAAATACTCTCAAAAGCATTAAGACCATTACCAGAAAAATGGCATGGATTAAAAGATAGGGAAATAAAATATAGACAAAGATATGTTGACATGATTGCTAATGATGAAAGTTTAAAAACTTTTGTTACTAGATTTAAAGCAATTAGATATATTAGAGAATTTTTACACTCAAAAGGATTTATAGAAGTAGAAACACCTGTTTTACACCCAATTTTAGGTGGAGCTAATGCTAGACCTTTTGTTACACATTTAAATGTATATGATGTTGATATGTATTTAAGAATTGCCCCTGAATTATACTTAAAAAGACTAGTAGTTGGTGGAATGGAAAAAGTATTTGAAATTGGTAAAAATTTCAGAAATGAAGGTGTTTCTTACAAACATAATCCAGAATTCACAATGATGGAATTATATCAAGCATATGCTGATTATACTGATATGATGAAATTAACAGAAGATGTTTTATCTTATGTTGTTGAAAAAATTCATGGTACAACCAAAATTAATTACCAAGGTGTTGAAATTGACTTTAAACCTCCTTTTAAAAGAGTAAAAATGAGAGATTTTATAAAAGAACATTTAGGTGTTGATATTTTAGAAGATCCTGATGAAAAATTAGTAGAAGTGCTAAAAGAAAATGGTGTCGAAGTATCTGTTGAAGATAAAGGGCATTATATAGATGAATTATGGTCATTAGTTGAACATCATATTGTACAACCAACATTTGTTTTAGAACATCCCGTTGAAATTTCACCATTAGCAAAAAGACATAGAGAAGACCCAAGAGTTACTGAAAGATTTGAATTAATTATATATGGAAGAGAATTAGCAAATGCTTTTAGTGAATTAAATGATCCTGTTGATCAATTACAAAGATTTAAAAAACAAGTTGAGTTAAAAGATATGGGTGATGAAGAAGCCCAAATGATGGATTTAGACTTTGTCAGAGCTCTAGAATATGGATTACCTCCAACAGGCGGTTTGGGTATTGGTATAGATAGATTTGTAATGTTCTTAACCAACGCTGAAACTATTAGAGATGTTATAGCTTATCCTATTGTTAAGCCTATGAATTTTGAAGATGAAGAAAATTTATTTGAATCTGATGAATAATTTTAACCTTTTTTAAATATTAAATTCATCTTTATGTATATAATATACTAGGTATAACTAAGTATAAAATAATAATTAAAATATATAGGAGGCTGATTAAAATGGCTAGAGTTTGTGAAGTTTGCGGAAAAAGACCTACTGCTGGAAATAATGTTGCTCACTCAAAAGTTACAACAAGAAGATGGTGGAAACCAAACATTCAAAAAGTTAAAGTTTTATTAGAAGATGGAACAGTAAAAAGAATGAATGTTTGTACAAGTTGTTTAAAAGCTGGAAAAGTTAAAAGAGCAATTTAATTATAGCGCCTTAGGGCGCTATTTTTAATATGTGTTATAATATTTTGGGGTGATAGTTTTGAAAGTTTTAGGACCTATTGTTACTTCTAAATCTATTGGTCAATCATATATACAATTAAGAGATTTAATACCTATATCAAAAAAATATGGGTATGAAAGTATAGTCTTATATGAAGATCATCCAAAATCATGGATTAATTTTATTAATCTATGTAATAAATTTAAAATTAAACCATACATTTTATTTGAAAATGGAAATAGAGTTTATTTTCCAAAGAATTCTGAAGATTTAAAAAAATTAATACGATTATACAATGGCGAGAATTTAGATTTGCCTTTTTTTGAAAAATCTAATATTTTCAAAAAAATTGTATATCCTACAATGCAATTCTCTAAAATCATAAATAATATTGATGGTGATTATATTAGAAAAGATTATCATTTAAAATATTATATTACTGAAAGACTTCACGATGAAATTATCAAAACTAATACCAACTATAATATTTCAGAATTTTATATTGGAATACCCAAACTAGGTGGATTTAAAAAACTATACGAAAGTATTTTACCTATAATTAGCAAATTACCAGATAAATATGTTGAAAGGTTAAAAATAGAATTAGAAGTTATTAGAAAATTAGATGTATCTGATTACATATTAACTGTTAAAAAAATTGTAGACATCGCAAAAAAAGCAGAAAGTTTAGTTGGTCCAGGTAGAGGTTCTGCTGTTGGATCTTTAATTGTTTATTTATTAGGCATAACTTTAATTGACCCTATTAAATATAACTTGTATTTTGAAAGATTTTTAAATGATTCAAGAAAAGAACTTCCAGATATTGATATTGATGTAGAATCTAACAAAAGAGATATGATAATCGAGGAGTTAAATAAGGAATTTGATATTGCACAAATAAAAACATTTGTAAGAATGAAAAATAAAAGCGTATTTAAAAAAATAAAAGAAATACTAAATGTTGATTACTCAAATAAATTTAGTAAAAATATCAGATCACCTGAAAATATGCATTTATATTCAAAATATAAAGATTATTATACTTTAGCTTTTTATTTAGAAGGACTAGAAATTGCAGAATCTGTCCATGCTGCTGGAATTATACTATCAGATAAGAATTTAAAACAAAAAATCCCTCTTGATTTAAATAGAGATATTCCTATTACATTATGGGAAATGGATGATTTAAAAAGTATTGGAATCGAAAAATTTGACTTACTATCTTTAGATACATTATCTTTTTTAAAAGAGTTTAATTTTAACTACACAAAAGAACATTTTATAAGTTTAAATAACAAAAAAGCTTATGAAATAATTTCAAAAGGTTATACTGAGGGTATTTTTCAACTTGAATCGAAACTTGCTAAAAAACTTGCTAAAAATTTAAAACCTGATTCTTTTGAAAAATTATATATTTTACTTGCTTTAAATAGACCAGGTCCATTAAACTCTGGAATGTTTGACGAATATTTACATGGAACTAGTAAAAGTTATTTGAAAGAACTTATCCCTGAAACTAATGGTGTTATTATTTTTCAAGAACAAGTTATGTTTTTAGCTCAAAAATTGGGAAATTTATCTCCTTCAGAATCTGATGATTTTAGAAGAGCAATTTCAAAAAAAGAAATTAATAAAATTAAACATTTAAAAACAAAATTTATTTCTAACGCTTCAAATATTATTGGAGAAAAAGAAGCAAAAATATTATTTGAAAAAATTGAAAATTTTGCTCAATATGCTTTTAATAAATCTCATAGTGTTGCATATGCTCATTTAAGTTATTGGATAGCAGAATTAAAAAGTATATATCCTGAAAAATTCTATTTAGAATATATAAAATACAAAGGATTAACAATGAATATATTTAATGAAATGAAATTAATGAACATAAAAATAAATTTGCCAAATATTTTAACTCCAAATGGTAATTTTAATAAAAATTCTATTATCTTGCCATTGAGAGTAATCAAGGGTGTTGGAGAATTCGCTGAAAAAACTATATTAGACGATATTCAAAAAAACGGAAAATACTCTTCCTTTGAAGAATTTGTATTGAGATCTAAAGAAATTGGAATAACTAGAAATATCATTGAGCAATTAATTAAAGCGGGGTCTTTTGAAGCATTTAATAAAAATAGAAGAATGCTTATTAGAAATATATCTGAAATTGAAATGAATGCTA
This is a stretch of genomic DNA from Marinitoga sp. 38H-ov. It encodes these proteins:
- a CDS encoding flagellin; this encodes MRIYHNMEAMNAWRTLTNVKSDMGKSLEKLSSGLRINRAADDAAGLAISEKMRNQIKGLDTAVRNSQDAISMIQTAEGGLDEIHSILKRMRELAVQATSDTNTDADRVQLQNEFTELRDEINRIAKTTQFNTKNLLDGSLKETRSADVKLVSPGSAHFEVDTTFGTNGVGHTITQDANVIIEVGQLNGSATSGIDVKLTIVTAGGSNSVTTLASNGSAVIGVGGGSIKIKWDTNQIADINDFGGTLASGTKVDGGAVVVYGKVSSGDSGVNPLNFHIGANEGQVISMGFESMKADDLGITTGISVDTSSDAEFAISAIDAAVYRVSAFRAKLGAAQNRLEHTIKNLGVASENLTAAESRIRDADMAKVMADFTKQQILMQSGTAMLSQSNQLPQQVLQLLR
- the secF gene encoding protein translocase subunit SecF translates to MFDFVGKRKMFILLSLLLIITSLIFVFTKGFNLGVDFAGGTEFVISSDKEVGVDEVRDILSSIKSDYATAKIAKLKNLNVENTELYQYLVVLKESLSGSTSLKEELINNMKEKFSEKGVKIEFLEFNDVSGYAAEEIKSFAWYAVIISLILLLAYITLRFKFSFGVGAILALAHDILITMGFYSMFSIEINVAAIAAFLTLAGYSLNDTIVVYDKIRENMKKFRGKKSIEEIVNISINEVIVRSLNTSITTFLVVLPILIWGGKAIAPFAFGLAVGVVVGTYSSLYIASPIVIGWLKKTKI
- the secD gene encoding protein translocase subunit SecD codes for the protein MKAHRVRVIISVLVILTALFMFFWPSNENVENTGVLKYLSNIKLGLDIQGGSMLEYDMKLDEGTDPNEIIDNVILVLRKRLDAAGYTEAVVTKVVSGNKIRVRVEIPGITDIETAEKLIGSRGKLYFAEVVEVQTSDTKPNVSRNKYVVINGKEEELYDYVRDIYDETTWYKVKKYFTFGEEPFEFTGTEVIDANSDINTRNSGFKVNLKFSSQGSKKFELITGNLIGKRLAIILDNRVIIAPTVNQKITGGSAEITGIQTIDEARNVSALIKAGNLPVDLIKFQERTTGPTLGRDVVETIIKAGLLGLFVVMIYMIIFYGWMGLVADIALLFNSMLLLGILAGTNAILTLPGLAGIILTFGTTVDGNVIIYERIKEELRHGRPPLTAVRFGFDKAFWTLFDANLTTVLAGVVLYYFATGTVRGFAITLIIGTLGSMFTNLVVSRSILESTSHLINVKKYQKAAVEEGK
- the yajC gene encoding preprotein translocase subunit YajC, producing MNFYSITNILFFGPPEAAAPQTSANTATASSGGFWGLLFPFILIFGMMYFLIILPQRRQEKKHRDMLSQLKKDDKILTQAGIVGKVVNINNDYVRIRTADKTELDITKSSIVAILSKSNKESKEEK
- the murI gene encoding glutamate racemase, giving the protein MKIGFFDSGIGGLTVLKKVVNTFKGHHYFYFGDTLNVPYGSKPIEKIIYILKDLFHFYEENGIDIVVAACNTSDSLILRNYIDINKYSFKYISILKNAVLQINKKEKVLLLATENTVRTGTYRELLISKDVSVHEIACPLFVPLIEEGIWHGPIAESIVNFYLKNQKSYDKIILGCTHYPILEKHINKVVNGNIIDPADGIVETLKNQIPVIYENPKIDFYVSGNINKFIHNTERILGKNNFNVSYNHLVLGENGVNLW
- the rapZ gene encoding RNase adapter RapZ, which encodes MVEKRKLLLITGLSGAGKTTILKILEDINYYTIDNIPPHLIDEFTAMLLNSTEINNIAFVSDIRWKDSEKLKMEILKIREKFKFSNIDFTVIFLDSSQETIKTRFMKSRRGHPLQSNYTSLDEAIENEVELMTPIKEISDYIIDTTNLEPSNFREKILEILNEKKANNTKIRIISFGFKYTPPNDLDYMFDVRFLPNPYYIKELYIKTGKDDEIKEYLEHFNETQETVESIYNLITKVQKWYSSTGRVSINVGIGCTGGRHRSVYIAEQLYYLLNQNNYNVSIYHRDIER
- the whiA gene encoding DNA-binding protein WhiA, with the translated sequence MSFFSEKVKLELVNTKIDYPEIELFGFIKGKGSFVINGDQYFLKLSVSSMNTLKRVYKISKEIFEEWITTYIKVEKRLKLGRMGELYFNLMHAKIVFDDKKIDIFSDKIPSYISSDPYLFGIFFRGLFLSCGSVSITKNYHFEIFSDFTEDFAQMIIKILHNLIGIKANYINKNNKIKIYIKSSNDILNVLELIGAHNSAEEISNIIKVRELKSNVSRTFNFISANASKTAESASKQIKDIELIIKNNLFEDLPNDLKEIAMYRLENESDSLSEMAENLNISKSTLYYKLKKIEKLAKEIRGEKK
- the nrdR gene encoding transcriptional regulator NrdR; translated protein: MKCPYCGHDETRVLDSRTIAEGTVTRRRRECLKCNSRFTTYERYETHKIFVIKKNGQRELFDRKKILNGLIKACYKRAISYEEIESIAAQVEENIRKLGVSEIESVKIGDMVMYELKKIDHVAYVRFASVYKEFGDLDHFVKIINDLKKKEDK
- the greA gene encoding transcription elongation factor GreA gives rise to the protein MVPGEKIQLTKEGYENLLKEKEILKKRLMTEIAERIKEARELGDLSENSEYEEAKNEQGKIDSRIKEIDYILDNAEVIDESESNNDEVNLGNTVIVKDLRKNIEETYKIVNSQEADIFSNPKKISSESPLGKSLLKKRIGDRIKFKTPANVERELEILAILKYGGA